The following nucleotide sequence is from Triticum dicoccoides isolate Atlit2015 ecotype Zavitan chromosome 7B, WEW_v2.0, whole genome shotgun sequence.
GGATATGATACGATACGATCCATCCATGCGTAGGCAGCCAGTTAACTAGGATTTGGAAGCATGGCGACTTGATGAGCCTTAGCTTCATGGCTTGAGTTGATCTTGGACTCTCGCCGGGCGTAAGCAGTGATTAGTTTGATCATCGATCTGCACTACTCGTTGGGATTGCTGTTCCTTCAGAAAAATGTGCCAATTCTGCTTGTGAATTCTTCGAGTTCATTAGACCGTCGagctgaaagaaaaaaaaacagcagGAGTGCACGGAAAGGGGGCAAAAAATTACAGTGACCGATCACACTGGGACTCGAACCCAGAATCTCCCGCTCCGGAGGCGAGCGCCTTATCCATTAGGCCATGCGACCACTGTGATATCCACTTGTAATTACATTTTTGTCCATTCACTTACTTTTTCGTTTTTGATGCCGATGGCAGCCTCGAGACGGACAGCCGGCTGCGCGTGCGCATCACCGACGCGGACCACCCGCGATGGGAGGTGCCGCAGGACATCCTCCCGCGCCCGGCGCCGGAGGACGTCCTCCACGacgcgccgcccgcctcctcgaCGCCGCTCCAGGGCAGCCGCGTCCTGTCCGCCACGGGGTCCGACCTCGTCCTCACCGTCCACGCCTCCCCGTTCCGCTTCACCGTGTCCCGCCGCTCCACCGGCGACGTCCTCTTCGACACCGCCCCCGGCCTCGTCTTCCGGGACAAGTACCTGGAGGTGACGTCGGCGCTGCCGGCCGGCCGGGCGTCGCTGTACGGGCTGGGCGAGCAGACGAAGCGCTCGTTCCGGCTGCGGCACAACGACACCTTCACGCTCTGGAACGCGGACATCGGCGCGGCCTACGTGGACGTCAACCTCTACGGCTCGCACCCCTTCTACATGGACGTGCGGCCGCCGGGGACCGCGCACGGCGTGCTCCTGCTCAGCAGCAACGGCATGGACGTGCTCTACGGCGGGTCCTACCTCACCTACAAGGTCATTGGCGGCGTCCTCGACTTCTACTTCTTCGCCGGCCCCTCGCCGCTCGCCGTCGTCGACCAGTACACCCAGCTCATCGGCCGCCCTGCCCCCATGCCGTACTGGTCCTTCGGTACGCCGCAACATTGCCCTTCATCTGCTTGTACTCTGCACGCTACGTGCTCTGTTTCTTCTTGCATCTGAATGAACTGAAcggccatggcgaatgctggttggTTGCAGGGTTCCACCAGTGCCGGTACGGGTACCTGAACGTGTCTGACCTGGAGCGCGTGGTGGCCGGCTACGCCAAGGCCAGGATCCCGCTGGAGGTGATGTGGACGGACATCGACTACATGGACGGGTTCAAGGacttcaccctggaccgcgtcaactTCACCGCCGCCGAGCTCCGGCCGTTCGTCGACCGGCTTCACCGGAACGCCCAGAAATACGTCCTCATCCTAGACCCAGGTACATAAATACACACGACACCAAAATGGAGCTGTAAAAATGGTGGCACCGTCGCTGATTTATTTATTTGATTGATGATGACAGGGATCCGCATCGACGCGACGTACGGGACGTTCGTCCGCGGGATGCAGCAGGACATCTTCCTGAAGCGGAACGGCACCAACTTCCTCGGCAACGTGTGGCCGGGCGACGTCTACTTCCCGGACTTCATGCACCCGCGCTCCGCCGAGTTCTGGGCGCGGGAGATCTCCCTCTTCCGCCGGACCATCCCCGTCGACGGGCTGTGGATCGACATGAACGAGATCTCCAACTTCTACAACCCGGAGCCGATGAACGCGCTCGACGACCCGCCCTACCGGATCAACAACCACGGCGACCACCGCCCCATCAACAACAAGACGGTGCCGGCCTCCGCCGTGCACTACGGCGGCGTCACCGAGTACGACGCGCACAACCTCTTCGGCCTCCTCGAGGCCCGCGCCACGCACCGCGCGCTGCTGAGGGACACCGGCCGCCGCCCCTTCGTGCTCAGCAGGTCCACCTTCGTCGGCTCCGGCCGGTACACGGCGCACTGGACTGGCGACAACGCCGCGACGTGGGGCGACCTCCGCTACTCCATCAACACCATGCTCAGCTTCGGCCTGTTCGGCATGCCCATGATCGGCGCCGACATCTGCGGCTTCAACAACAACACGACAGAGGAGCTCTGCCGTCGGTGGATCCAGCTCGGCGCCTTCTACCCGTTCTCGAGGGACCACTCGGCGATCTTCACCGTCCGGCGAGAGCTGTACCTGTGGCCGTCGGTGGCGGCGTCGGCGAGGAAGGCGCTCGGGCTCCGGTACCAGCTGCTGCCTTACTTCTACACGCTCATGTACGAGGCGCACACGACGGGGGCGCCCATCGCGCGGCCGCTCTTCTTCTCCTACCCGCAAGACGTCGCCACGTACAGCGTGGACAGGCAGTTCCTGCTCGGCCGCGGCGTGCTCGTCTCGCCGGTGCTCGAGCCGGGCGCCACCACCGTCAACGCCTACTTCCCCGCCGGCCGGTGGTTCAGCCTCTACGACTACTCCCTCACCGTCGCAACGAAGACCGGTCAGCACGTCACGCTCCCGGCGCCGGCCGACACGGTGAACGTGCACGTGGCCGGCGGCACCATCCTGCCGCTGCAGCAGAGCGCGCTGACGACGTCGCGCGCGCGCCGGACCGCGTTCCACCTCCTGGTCGCGCTCGCGGAGGACGGCACGGCCAGCGGGGACCTTTTCCTGGACGACGGCGAGTCGCCGGAGATGGGCGGTAGAAGCGATTGGAGCCTGGTAAAGTTCAGCTGCGCGACGGGGAGCGACGGGGCCATCAAAGTGAGGTCGGAGGTGGTGCACAACTCGTACGCACAGAGCAGGACGCTGGTgatcagcaaggtggtgctcatggGCCACCGGTCGCCCGCGGCGCCGAAGAAGCTCACCGTCCACGTCAACGGCGCGGAGGTGGATGCGAGCTCGCCAGCCGGCACACGGTACCAGAACGCAGGAGGACTCGGCGGCGTCGCCCACATCGGCGGGCTGTCACaggtcgtcggggaggagttcgagctgaaggtcgccatgtcctaTTAAGATTTAGGCAATTTGTGATTTGGAGCATAACATTAATTGAATAAAGAAGACGAGAAATTAAAGCCCAGATGAATGGCTTCAATTCGAAAATGAGGATATAATGGCATGTTTCTGacggttttttttttttgaacatgttcaaaaaaaaataTCTCAGCTTTTGCCGAAATCATCGAATTTTACTGAAATTCTGTGATTTCGGTTTTCATTTCGTCCAAAGGACCAAAATTTCCAACTGAATTTGAAGGGGATCCaaccaattttttaaaaaatacaaaaaataatttgaatttgtgtgtataCTACCAAAATTACTAAAATATTTTGACCAGAGGGGCAACTATTTTAGTATGTATCAAAACTAATGAAAATTTTAAATCTTCAATTAAATTGCATAGAAAGTGAGGCCGTAGAGCGGATCAGAGCTGCACTGCCATTGACCACCATTGCTAGAGGAATTTTTATCTTCTCATATGCATTTTGTTCATAGGATTGATGATGCTAGTTCatgatgacgatgatcatgaaCCAGTAGTAATGATGATGTTGTGCATTTTGTCAAAGGTTTTTGTTCCACTTGAGACCCCAATTTCTATATGCAAAACAGGTAACTCATAGTGTTGGTTTTTCTTTTAACCTAGTTGCAAGCCCGGGAATCAATCCGGGAGTTGGTCATACTCCCCCACATTTTTCATTATATGTTATTTTGATGATAATGATGGAGGTTTCTGCGTGATGGTCAAAACCGATAGCCATAGATCTAGTTTTGCTAGATAAGGCGAGGACGGTGTCAGGGGCGTCGttacctccttggaggcgtcgactTGGAGACCATGACTATTAGTGGTAACCGATGACTCGTGGCAATGGAGTGTGGCTGCGTTGGTGGTGGTGCGGCCGGCTCGGGGTCGACGGTGGTTTTATGCTCTTCTTTGGCGGTGATCGTGCTCGAGTGCTTCTTGGTGTGTCTTTGTTATGCGGTGCCGTGCGACTACGCCAGTGGCACATAGGTGTTGTGGCGTCGTCTCGGCCTCGCGTGCCTTTTCGAATGTACCCCCGACACAGGTGGTGTTACGGCGTTGTGCAGTCTCGGATGCGTGGTGCCTTTCGATTGCGTCGACGGTGCAGTGTCGTGGTTTGGTCTGCTAGGTGACGCCCCTCGACTACACCGGTGGCACACGGGTGCCGTGGCGTCATCTCAGCCTTGCGTGACCCTTCGGATGTGCCCCGTGACACAGGTGGTGTCGCGGCGTTGTGCAGTCTCGGTTGCTTGGAGCCTTTCGATTGCGTCGATGGTGCAGCGCCGTGGGTTGGTCTCAGCTGGCCGATGCCGGTGGTGCTCTTTGTTATGTTTTGTTGTCCTTCTTTGTTCTCCCCTGCTAGGTGTGTTGTCAGTGTGCATCTTTTTCTTTACCTCTTCCCCCTGTGCCCCTTGTACCTTTGGTTCACTTGAACATATTTTGCAGAAAGCCCCCATGGTGAAAATTTTAAAAAACGATAGCCACGCATGGATAGGAACCGGCAACCAGTCAtctttttattaaaaaaaatcacAGTTGGATTTAGTCCACCAAAGTCATCGGCCATGCACCATTCATTTTTAGGGTTTTGACCAACTTATTTTATGTTTTGAGAATCAATAGGAATTTCCACAACCACACAATCAACACAACGTCTCCCGCATCTATCCTCTATAAAAACATTACTCGTTTTGCGATGGCACCAATCTAAGCAATACTCCTCCGAGATTTTTTTTGTAGTTACATTCTATCAGTGTCACCAACAACAGGAAGATAGGAGGGGGATATTTTTTAagttattttgtgtgtgtgtgtgtttctagtatgattttttttttttagtttttgtGTGTCTTACATGATGGCATTCTAAGCATGTGTTTTCTTCTGTTGTTTCTCAAGGTACCAAAATCTGGAAATGGCAAATTAATGCTCCATCTATCATCAACCTAAGGGATTTTGTCGTTGAGATTAGATAGGAGAACGTGATCATTCAAAGCACCGATGGTTGAAGGTTTTGAAGAATTAATGGTAATTGTTTAACTTTTTTTAGCTTTTTCTTACAACCTTTTTTTCTTGTGTTTTAAAGCTTTTTTTAAGTCTCAAAAATATCATCAGGTGGTGCCCTACTATTTTAGAGAAACTTTGAATAGCCATGTGGATCTTTTCATGGAAGCTCAGAGCAATTTTTATAGAgcaacacaatgcaaagacataCATCTGCCGCGCTTTTTGGAGAGTATTTGTGCAAGCACATAGTATAGAGCTAGGTAGTATTGTTCATTTTGATCCCGTTGCTTGGGGTAACTTATTTAACATTGAGGTGTTTAATGAATAGGGTGATCAAAAGATGGATGATTACAATCCTGATATAACTTTTGTCTTCATTTTTTCAGagccattttttatttttcttattaattttttaTTTCCTATATAGAATAATCTTTTTTAAATAttcatgtttttttgttttctcacaggCATAATGCTAGTGTCTGACGATGTGTGTGTTATATTTCAAGATATTATCTTCACAGACATGCATAGACTTGCAGATGATGTTGTGGAAGGACTTGTTGGCACTCTTACAAGGCGGCACAGGGTTAGCCATGACCTTCTTAATAAAGAAACTGGGACCCTAATCGGTGAACGTTTTGTCAACATGCTGAcccatgaagacattgaagatcatCAACTAGTATGTCTATATAAATATTAGAGGCGGCCTTCAATTTTCTTCAATTGAAGGTCGCCTCTAAAATTTATATAGACATACTAgtttgaaagaacatgtggtgcccccatgtttggttttggtaattgatgacaatttctatggactaatggttgccttgagttatatttgaaggttttatccataggcttttcttgatgtccatgtgttggtttcaaggagtttataagttgaccaaggtgctattaaggaattatccaaagattggtcatgtgagtattgagcttattgcaagcatgtcttgaagaagaagattgtgtgatcattcatgtttactttcaagacatcatccaaatgaagagagttggaaagattcaaggttgatcaagactaagtcaagagtgaatcaagttcatcaactcacaaagcatagtagatgtaccgagagggatcaagtgacactagtagaaaagggggcatcagtcccggttcgtaagggcctttagtcccggttcttgaaccgggactaaagggtccagactaatgcctccaccctttagtcccgattctaacatgaaccgggacagatgggcctccacgtggccactgcgagcagcccaggcaagggggcctttggtcccggttggtgacatgaaccgggaccaaaaggcttccacgtgtcagcagctgaggtttttcttttttttaaaaaaaaagtggctggtttaggggttttgggggttaattttaggttgttattagctagctaatagagagaagtgtcctctcttgtactgctatgttcatttcacccgctgatatataataactcatgcatgctcgcatcatacatcatcatatataataacaagtccaactaatcatgcatcatcatacaacttctactcgttattaataacaagtcatacgatcatcctcctcatagtcatcgaacccaaacctacataattgttcttagcacatggtcatcagtatcaggtaggacctaaacacccttaaggtaaaatagcataaaacaatatagaccctgactctccattatgaagaatggagatcatcatgtctccaattcttgcgcttcgcctccttttgcttgcaagaagctccttacgactgtccatacattttttccattctttgattgtcatgtctccacttcttttagaaatccggtatggacaattgagattcgtaggacgacctggttgtatgttcaaaacatcaaggcgaccgtgcatatacatcaaatgaggcatacaatcattcgggattatctgttgaaaaacatagtaataacttcgtagttagcaatgatgtactagttttagaagtatttaaaaaaagatgcagggatgtcgtaatagtaaaaaatcttaccagggtattgtcgtcgttgtgtaccgtatgaacatcgaaggtctcctcaagcttaatgctgaagcgccgatcttcctccagctcaatgaacctatcgcacatacctcggtcgttgtggcaccagtcgcactcccccgggcggttttcgtcgtccgagtacgacatttccggcctaagttcataattcaatattaaatatatgtactaaaaacctaaattagatcattattattaatcacgggttgactatctgtgatggtacgtagctcctcctttcattcccgagtgcattattacaacaaattgtctagcacacaggaataaaggagaagctacccccacgacggcgtggatgatggagggggctcctagatttctgcatagagtgctcttcaattttagcattcaaagtaggggtacttttccaatatgagcattcaataagcaaaaccaaatcgtaaaataaagtagtattcaaattagcatgcattcaattataaccaaaagtatatcatctcttgtgtccgtacatcgtcgaatacgcctcgaatactatcatacatatagcatcgctaattaatacagctagaaccatagcgcctgacgggtatcgtcgcgggtggtggacacccaaagataaggaatgatcacaggatcatagctccagtgagatccctgaagaacctgccaagtattgtcgaacctgccctccaacgcaaccatgtagcgacggacgtgctcgtcctcctcgctgacacggtgacgtaccacctccgcggtgtctggaagcctcagcaccgtcactggcccacgcgaccgccaccaaacaaggatcgggtaaacaacgggctgcctcctcaccaacctacatccctcagaaggtagcacctcccaataccagcccggcggagcccagtcccgaacatggccctgatcaagcaggcctccaccaccgccgagtcgacgacaacgaggatgcgggttaggcatcgtcgacgtcgatgcgggaactacttcta
It contains:
- the LOC119336360 gene encoding alpha-glucosidase-like isoform X1, which translates into the protein MLIIYWRSPISLALTVSWPGRPPFAAHTHRRRFPSPSRAPMATPLTAANCYPPLTILLLVVFLPLAVASTRGDSGGGGGYDVVSVTQSGSALSARLELALADETPVDAAVGTGVQRLRLTASLETDSRLRVRITDADHPRWEVPQDILPRPAPEDVLHDAPPASSTPLQGSRVLSATGSDLVLTVHASPFRFTVSRRSTGDVLFDTAPGLVFRDKYLEVTSALPAGRASLYGLGEQTKRSFRLRHNDTFTLWNADIGAAYVDVNLYGSHPFYMDVRPPGTAHGVLLLSSNGMDVLYGGSYLTYKVIGGVLDFYFFAGPSPLAVVDQYTQLIGRPAPMPYWSFGFHQCRYGYLNVSDLERVVAGYAKARIPLEVMWTDIDYMDGFKDFTLDRVNFTAAELRPFVDRLHRNAQKYVLILDPGIRIDATYGTFVRGMQQDIFLKRNGTNFLGNVWPGDVYFPDFMHPRSAEFWAREISLFRRTIPVDGLWIDMNEISNFYNPEPMNALDDPPYRINNHGDHRPINNKTVPASAVHYGGVTEYDAHNLFGLLEARATHRALLRDTGRRPFVLSRSTFVGSGRYTAHWTGDNAATWGDLRYSINTMLSFGLFGMPMIGADICGFNNNTTEELCRRWIQLGAFYPFSRDHSAIFTVRRELYLWPSVAASARKALGLRYQLLPYFYTLMYEAHTTGAPIARPLFFSYPQDVATYSVDRQFLLGRGVLVSPVLEPGATTVNAYFPAGRWFSLYDYSLTVATKTGQHVTLPAPADTVNVHVAGGTILPLQQSALTTSRARRTAFHLLVALAEDGTASGDLFLDDGESPEMGGRSDWSLVKFSCATGSDGAIKVRSEVVHNSYAQSRTLVISKVVLMGHRSPAAPKKLTVHVNGAEVDASSPAGTRYQNAGGLGGVAHIGGLSQVVGEEFELKVAMSY
- the LOC119336360 gene encoding alpha-glucosidase-like isoform X3 — protein: MATRSLLLLCLCLCLFASRLCSSQEEEQLAAGGYRVARVAVDEGGRRLRAEAAAATGGVSSTGDVQRLAVYARLETDSRLRVRITDADHPRWEVPQDILPRPAPEDVLHDAPPASSTPLQGSRVLSATGSDLVLTVHASPFRFTVSRRSTGDVLFDTAPGLVFRDKYLEVTSALPAGRASLYGLGEQTKRSFRLRHNDTFTLWNADIGAAYVDVNLYGSHPFYMDVRPPGTAHGVLLLSSNGMDVLYGGSYLTYKVIGGVLDFYFFAGPSPLAVVDQYTQLIGRPAPMPYWSFGFHQCRYGYLNVSDLERVVAGYAKARIPLEVMWTDIDYMDGFKDFTLDRVNFTAAELRPFVDRLHRNAQKYVLILDPGIRIDATYGTFVRGMQQDIFLKRNGTNFLGNVWPGDVYFPDFMHPRSAEFWAREISLFRRTIPVDGLWIDMNEISNFYNPEPMNALDDPPYRINNHGDHRPINNKTVPASAVHYGGVTEYDAHNLFGLLEARATHRALLRDTGRRPFVLSRSTFVGSGRYTAHWTGDNAATWGDLRYSINTMLSFGLFGMPMIGADICGFNNNTTEELCRRWIQLGAFYPFSRDHSAIFTVRRELYLWPSVAASARKALGLRYQLLPYFYTLMYEAHTTGAPIARPLFFSYPQDVATYSVDRQFLLGRGVLVSPVLEPGATTVNAYFPAGRWFSLYDYSLTVATKTGQHVTLPAPADTVNVHVAGGTILPLQQSALTTSRARRTAFHLLVALAEDGTASGDLFLDDGESPEMGGRSDWSLVKFSCATGSDGAIKVRSEVVHNSYAQSRTLVISKVVLMGHRSPAAPKKLTVHVNGAEVDASSPAGTRYQNAGGLGGVAHIGGLSQVVGEEFELKVAMSY